A region of the Fusobacteria bacterium ZRK30 genome:
GTTAGTAGGAGTTTTTTATGGAACTCCTATTTTTTTATTTTAATTCCATTTATAATTTATTTCAAATTACTTCTTAATTTAGCTTTTTCAGTGAATTTATTATATACTAGAATTCAAGACAACAATCTAATTTTAAGCAACATGACGTTGCATCTAGACATAAAAAAAATTAGAAATAATATAACAATAAATCAAAGTTTAGAAGGAGATATAGATGTTACAAGTTACTATGGATAAAATAACTAAGTATTACGGTTCAAATTTAATATTAGACGATATATCACTTAGGATAATAGAGGGAGAAAAGATTGGTTTAATCGGAAAAAATGGTAGCGGTAAATCGACTATCTTTAAAATAATCTCTAAAATAGAGGATTACAGCGGCGGAAACCTGACCTTACAAAAAAATCTTAAAATCGGATATTTAATACAAGATTTTACCAGTTTTTTAGATAGTGATGTCAACGAAGTTTTATATAGTGGATTCGATAATCTTTTAACTATAGAAAAAAAAATCAACACTTCATTAAAACTGATCGAAGATCACACTTCTTCTACCTACAATGAGGATCTCATAAATTACGGTAAATTGCAGGAGGAATTTGAGTCTCAAGGTGGTTACGAGATAGATGAAAAAATCAAAAAAATAAAGTTAGGATTAAAGATTCCTGATGAATTTTTGAAAAAAAAGATTAGTGAACTTAGCGGTGGGGAGAAAAACAGAGTTTTTCTTGCAAAAGCTTTAGTAGACGAACCTGATATATTGTTATTGGACGAGCCTACAAACCATCTGGATCTTAGCTCTATAAAGTGGCTGGAAGAATTTGTTAAAGGGTATAAAAAGAGTATTTTTTTAATTTCTCATGACAGGTATTTTTTAGATAATACCATCGATAAAATCTATGAATTAAATCATAAAGGTATTGAGATATTCAACGGAAATTATAGTTACTACGTTGTAGAAAAAGAAAGAAGATACCTCAAAGAATTAGAGATATATTTAGCCCAGGAGAAAAAAATCAAACAGATGGAAGATGCCATCAGAAGGTTCAGGCACTGGGGAAGTAATGGTGATAACGAATCTATGTTTATCAAAGCAGAAAATATGAGAAAACGTATAGAGAAGATGGAAAAAATAGATAAACCAAAGATCGAAAAAAACATTTCATTTGATTTTGACAGCCAGGGAAGAAGTGGTAAAAGAGTTATTAAAATCAAAAAAGTTTCTAAGGAGATCAATGATAAATTGCTGTTTAAAAACATCTCTTTAGACCTGTATCTAGGTGAAAAATTAGGTATCATAGGATCTAACGGCAGTGGTAAATCTACACTTTTAAAGATGATCTTAGACCAAGCAGAGGGGATCACCCTGGGAAGCAGCTTAAAGATAGCCTATCTTGACCAAAATCTTACATTTAGAGATTATCAATCTACTTTAATCGATGTTTTCAGAAACGAAAGTATTGTCAAAGAATCCGATCTTCATAGAAGTTTAGCAAAATTTCATTTCTACCAGGAAGATCTAAATAAGAAAATAGAATCCCTTAGTGGTGGTGAAAAAGCCAGATTAAAATTAGCTATCATGATAAATAACGGATTTAACCTTCTTATCTTAGATGAGCCTACAAATCATCTGGATCTGCATTTTAAAGAAATTTTAGAAGAAACCCTGGCTTCATTTAATGGTACTCTTTTATTTATTTCCCATGACAGATATTTTTTAAATAAAATTGCAAACAGGATCGTTGAATTAAAGGATCAAACTTTGTATGATTATCCAGGTAATTTTAATTACTACTTAGATCAGACTTCGGAAGTAATCGTAAAAGCTGTAAAAAAAGATAAAGTAGACACCAGAGTCAGAGATAACCAGAAACAAAAAAATGATCAACGCAGATTAAAAAAATTAAAAAATCTTGAAACAAAACTTTTAAAAACCCTGGATGATTTAGAGATCGATATCTCTTTAAACCAGAATGATTACACAAAATTAGGGAATTTAATCGAAGAAAAAGAAAAAAACGAGGTAGATTATGAAAATCTATTGGAAGAGATGTTTGAATTAGAGGAGCTTTTATCTTAAAAGCTCTTTTTTCAAATATGTAAAGTCAGAAACTTTTTTTGCCACTAATTGCACAAATTATACGAATTTTTAGTAAAAAAAAAGCGATAGAATAAATCTATCGCTTAACTTTCAAATAAAGAAATTATACAGTTTCGATGTTTGAAGCTTGAGGACCTTTAGCACCTTCAGTGATTTCGAAAGTTACTTCTTCCCCTTCTTTTAAAGTTTTGAATCCTTCTTTGTTGATTTGAGAGAAATGTGCGAAGTAGTCGTTTCCATCTTCAGCTTGGATAAATCCAAATCCTTTATCGTCATTAAACCATTTAACTGTTCCTTTTAACATGTGTGTTACCTCCGTAAAATTTTAATACAGTAAAGCTTTCTCAAAATCCATTTAACTTCAATCCCAGAAGGGCTTCTTACTCAATGAAACTTTTGTTAACTTCCTGTTACTTCTTATATGATACTACGACCTTTAGGTTTTGTCAAGTATTTTTACTTTTTATACTAAAAACAAATTGTATTTATTGATGTCATGCCCGTTTAAATAGGCCTTCACATGGAGTCCGTCATCTAAATATTGGTGCTCTACAACCTTGGTATTCTCCAATATATAATTGGCCATAGACCCTCTTTCAAATGGAATAATTAAATTTACAATTTTATAATCTTTCATTATTTTTTCTTCAATCCCAAAGATTAATTCATCCAATCCATCTCCATTTAATGCAGATATGGGTACAGTTGTTTCCAGAGGATCAATAATTTCTAAAAGTTTTTCAGGGTCTAACCGGTCTTTTTTATTTTGAACTATTATATATGGAATTTCCTGTGCTCCCAACTCCTTCACTACGTTTTTAGTAACCTTCAATTGATGTTCATATTCCTCATTGGATACATCTACCACATATAAAAGCAGATCTGCATCTTTTACCTCTTCCAACGTTGACATAAATGCATCAACCAGAGTATGGGGTAATTTATTTACAAATCCAACTGTATCGGTTAATATAAATTCTAGATTATCCTTTAATTTTACCTTTCTATGAAATGGATCCAATGTAGCAAACAACATGTCTGCAACTGGTGATTCATGTTTACTCTTCAACGGATTATTTACCCTTAAGAAAGTATTCATTAAAGTGGATTTTCCTGCATTTGTATATCCAATTAGAGCAACTGTCTGGAGGTGACTCTTTCTTCTTTTATTTTTTTGGACTTCCCTTTGTTTTTTCAGACCTTCTATAGATCTTTCCACGTCCCTTATCCTTTTATCGATGGTTCTCCTGTCCAATTCTAATTTTTTTTCTCCCAGTCCTCTGGATCCTATTCCTCCGGCTTGTTTTGACAGCTGGGTGCTTCCTCCTACAATCCTAGGTTTTTCATACCTCAATCTGGCTAGTTCTACCTGTAGTTTCCCCTCCTTACTCTTAGCTCTATTGGCAAATATATCCAAGATTAAGCTGGTTCTGTCTATTATTTCCATATCCAGAATACTCTCTAAATTTCTTATCTGTATCCCGGAAAGTTCGTCATCTACAAGGAGTATATCAGCCCCATACCTGGCCGCCAAAGCCTTTATTTCCTCTAACTTTCCACTTCCCAGATAAGTTCCTGCCTCTATTCTGTTTTTTCTTTGACTTATTGTATAAACAGTTTCTATTCCTGCAGCGTGAGATAATTCCTTTAACTCTGCCAGTGAATCTTCTAAAGATACATTACTTTTTCTAGCAAAAACCTCTATCCCTACAACTATAGCCTTTCCAATAACACTGTCTATAAAACCTTTTACTTTTCCCGGTCTTCCCATAAATCTCTCCTTTATCTAATCTTCTATTATTTTTTTTAACTCTTCATACTCCTCTTTGGTTATCTCTCCTTTAACTAACCTCATTTTCAACCTCTCTAAAGGAGTTTCTGATTTTTCAAGGAATTCTCCTTTTTTCCCCTTCATCAGTCTATAGACTAAGTATAACAATATTAGAGGGAAAATAAAACCCGCTACTCCCCGAAATAACATAAAGACCCAATAAATCCCTCCTGAAAATCCATTCATTGTCTCATGATTCATCATATGACTCCCCACGTTTATACCTCCTTGGATACTTTTTTCAGTGTAAACCAAAATTTCACACCATCACTTATATTTTCTACACCAAATTCTGATCCATGTCTTTCTAAGATCCCATTAACTATGGTAAGACCTAAGCCTGTCCCCCCATATTTTTTATTTCTTGATTTTTCTACTCTGTAGAATGCCTTCCAAATATTTTCCAGCTTATCTTCCGGGATAGAAGATCCTGTATTTATAATCTCTACTCTGGCTTTATCTTCAATAGTTTCTAAGTTCA
Encoded here:
- a CDS encoding cold-shock protein — protein: MLKGTVKWFNDDKGFGFIQAEDGNDYFAHFSQINKEGFKTLKEGEEVTFEITEGAKGPQASNIETV
- a CDS encoding ATP-binding cassette domain-containing protein — protein: MLQVTMDKITKYYGSNLILDDISLRIIEGEKIGLIGKNGSGKSTIFKIISKIEDYSGGNLTLQKNLKIGYLIQDFTSFLDSDVNEVLYSGFDNLLTIEKKINTSLKLIEDHTSSTYNEDLINYGKLQEEFESQGGYEIDEKIKKIKLGLKIPDEFLKKKISELSGGEKNRVFLAKALVDEPDILLLDEPTNHLDLSSIKWLEEFVKGYKKSIFLISHDRYFLDNTIDKIYELNHKGIEIFNGNYSYYVVEKERRYLKELEIYLAQEKKIKQMEDAIRRFRHWGSNGDNESMFIKAENMRKRIEKMEKIDKPKIEKNISFDFDSQGRSGKRVIKIKKVSKEINDKLLFKNISLDLYLGEKLGIIGSNGSGKSTLLKMILDQAEGITLGSSLKIAYLDQNLTFRDYQSTLIDVFRNESIVKESDLHRSLAKFHFYQEDLNKKIESLSGGEKARLKLAIMINNGFNLLILDEPTNHLDLHFKEILEETLASFNGTLLFISHDRYFLNKIANRIVELKDQTLYDYPGNFNYYLDQTSEVIVKAVKKDKVDTRVRDNQKQKNDQRRLKKLKNLETKLLKTLDDLEIDISLNQNDYTKLGNLIEEKEKNEVDYENLLEEMFELEELLS
- the hflX gene encoding GTPase HflX yields the protein MGRPGKVKGFIDSVIGKAIVVGIEVFARKSNVSLEDSLAELKELSHAAGIETVYTISQRKNRIEAGTYLGSGKLEEIKALAARYGADILLVDDELSGIQIRNLESILDMEIIDRTSLILDIFANRAKSKEGKLQVELARLRYEKPRIVGGSTQLSKQAGGIGSRGLGEKKLELDRRTIDKRIRDVERSIEGLKKQREVQKNKRRKSHLQTVALIGYTNAGKSTLMNTFLRVNNPLKSKHESPVADMLFATLDPFHRKVKLKDNLEFILTDTVGFVNKLPHTLVDAFMSTLEEVKDADLLLYVVDVSNEEYEHQLKVTKNVVKELGAQEIPYIIVQNKKDRLDPEKLLEIIDPLETTVPISALNGDGLDELIFGIEEKIMKDYKIVNLIIPFERGSMANYILENTKVVEHQYLDDGLHVKAYLNGHDINKYNLFLV
- a CDS encoding SHOCT domain-containing protein, coding for MGSHMMNHETMNGFSGGIYWVFMLFRGVAGFIFPLILLYLVYRLMKGKKGEFLEKSETPLERLKMRLVKGEITKEEYEELKKIIED